The window cctcaccaacatgacatcccttctcacaatactcgaaccagggggcattaattgaaaatgctggggggaagaattaggactaataaaaggaaacacttcttcacgcaacgtgtgattggtgtttggaatatgctgccactggaggtggtgatggccactcacctggatagctttaaaaagggcttggacagatttatggaggagaagtcgatctctggctcccaatcttgatattccttgatctgagattgcaaatcccttagcagaccaggtgctcgggagcaggagcagcagcagcagaaggccattgctttcgcatcccgcacgtgagctcccaaaggcacctggtgggctactgcgagtagcagagtgctggtctagatggactctggtctgatccagcaggctagttcttatgttcaaatatctaaacatggctatcgtgtcaccgcttaaccttctcttcaccaaattaaacatccccagctccctcagtctctcctccacgtagaacatggattccagaccttttgccgtTTTGGTTGCCCCCCTGAAATGCTGAATACCttgtctctctgcctctcttttgAATAGAGATGCAGCTGAAAGCAAAGGCTAGGAGCACAGCTCCCGTTTACTCAAGCTAGGCCCCAGCCTTCATGTTCGTGTCTCCTGTCTCAGTCTGCAGTTTTGCCACTTGATGGACGACCTCTCTTTTTCTCTATCCCCCTTTGTATCCCGAGAGCAGGGACTTGTAGTCTTGTTGGCTGTTTgtatttggtttttgttttacaggaattaaaataacaaagaatgtggtttgcaaaacaaaaaagggagcagcagtggtgtaggaggttaagagctcgtgtatctaatctggaggaaccgggtttgattcccagctctgccgcctgagctgtggaggcttctctggggaattcagattagcctgggcactcccacacacgccagctgggtgaccttgggctagtcacagcttctcggagctctctcagccccacctacctcacagggtgtttgatctccttgatctcagattgctaatgtcttagcagaccaggtgctcaggagcagcagcagcagaaggccattgctttcacatcctgcatgtgagctcccaaaggcacctggtgggccactgcgagtagcagaatgctggactagatggactctggtctgatccagcagggtagttcttatgttcttatgttcttatggaagggcaaggagattgtaagcccctttgagtctcctgcaggagagaaaggggggatataaatccaaactcttcttcttctacctcacagggtgtttgttgtgaggggggaagggaaaggagattgtaagcctcgttgagtctcctgcaggagacaaaggggggatataaatccaaactcttcttcttcttctaggagtaGCTGGTAAAAGCGTCAGAAAAGCGGCGGGACCCGGAGGCACAGAGAAGCCGCGACATCTCGCCTCCGACTCAGAAGGGAATTCCCAGGACCTGTCCCCTGAAGACCTTTGCAGGAAACAGGCCGTTGTGACCTTGACCCCACTGAACCGTAAGAGGCTGAGCGAGGCGatcagctgcccccccccaaagggtgCTGAGCCGCGGGCAAGCAGAGGGTTTGGAACAAGCTCTGGCAGAGAACCTCCGCGCGTCGAGGGCGTGCTCAGCTGGCAGAGCCAGCCCCGCCAAGAGCAGCAAGCGATCGAAGGGAGGGATTCCCTGTCTGCAGAGGACAGCGAATCAAGCCAAGATGTCCCCAGGATCCAGAGGAAAGCACAGCCCTctttcaggagggaggggcccagcTTGAAGCTGCTGCCTGATAACCAGCAGCCCCATGGGATGAAGCAGCCGCCTTCTGCGCCCCCGGAGAGAAAAGACGGGTCTCCCGGCCCTTCCTCGCAAAGCACGCCAGCGAAGGCCACGTCGTATCGCCAGAATGGCCACTGGGAGAGCCGGTCTTCTCCCAGTTCGTCCGATGGCTCTCCAGGACTCCGAAGGCGGCACAGGGAGCGTTTGCGCCGAGGGAGCCAAAAGCGCCGGAAATACGTCTTTGAATCTGAGAGCGAATCCAGCCCTGGGGATTTGGAGTGGAAAAGGGGAAAGGTGAAGGCCGCTGGCCAGAGAAGCAGCGGAGCAGGTCCCGGCAGCACAAAaccctcagctgctgctgctgcagcagggaaCGCGCCTGAGAAGAGGCGGGAGTGGAAGGCCGGGGGCGAGTGGCTTTTGGAGGGCAGCGACGTCTGGACGGAGGCGGAATTGCAGAAGCTGCACAGGCAAGGAAGGAAGTCCCGGTTTTCTGAATGAATGTGTCACGTGCGCCCTTTAAGAGCTTGTAACAATTGGACCGAAAGAAAAACGTGACGCACGTATGCTGCTCAGTGTATTATacaacctaccgtatatactcgtgtataagtcgacccgcatataagtcgaggcacctaattttaccacaaaaaactgggaaaacttattgactcgcgcataagtcgagggtgggaaatgcagcatcaattgaggcattagtaggttaaatgtttttgaatatttatttcaaagaaaaacagtaaactggctctgtaagtggaaaagagggtcaacaagaacaatatggtatcaacaataactttaaaagtacaaaaaccttagctcaaccagcaaccaagctaaaacacaagagttaaaatccttcaaaactggattcttcatcatcaaatgtatgtccaaatgtatgtccaaatgtaacccaacttagattttaagagggatattatcagaaatgaaaaatctactattagcttccattgtaaacaatgggggatggggcatcccctttgggggtcaataactttggatcccctgacccaaacttcaccaaacctggctggtatcataaagagattctcctgatgagaccagccaggtttggtgaagtttggttcagagggtccaaagttatggaccctcaaaagggtagccccatctagctcccattgaaaacaatgccccatctactaatagctcccattgaaaacaatggggaatgggggcacctcctttgggggtccataactttggaccccctgaaccaaactttaccaaacttggctggtatcatcaggagagtcttctgatggtaccctgacattttggtgcctctagcataaaaactggccggcaaagtaaaaacacacaaaaaaattaatgacccgcatataagtcgaggggagctttttcagcattaaaaatgtgctgaaaaattcgacttatacatgagtatatacggtagttaatTATACAAACATCCATAAACTACAACTCTACAAAACATATTTTCTCATTTACATTACAGGTACCCCTGTCGGGAGAGTGACAACCATATCAGTTCATTCCGTTTGATACATTCCGTTCTTTGTTTTAAGGAAACAGTCTCCGTTATTATCTTCTGTTCCTTCCGTACATTTGTAATCTCCCTTCGGAGTTCCCACATGACTACCGATAAAGGAGCCTTGTCCCCGCTTTGAATTGTTCGTCAAAGCACGGAGCCTTGTTCAACTTTAAGAGTATTCTTCAAAGCCAGAGTGCTCTTCAAAGCAAAAGCTATACTCCGAAGGGAGATTACAAATGTGTGTGAGTTACAAAAGTGTTGAACAAGTTCATgttcccctccttggaagaactctataattcccgaagcctgaagaaagcccaaaatattccgagagacccgtctcatccagcacactctctttttgaactgtgaccatccggcagacgatacaggtctatcaaaactaggacaaagaggcttagagacagcttctactctagagctgtggcgatgctgaactccgcggcttcgtgtcgatgtgtttggggctgtgtagggatgggtggaggaaggggaaagtgagggtggagtatgagtctgaaattgtgtgcatcagggaatgctgctgtaaattttgttgtgcgtgcacaatgacaataaaatgcttatgctaatGCAGTGAAAACAATATTCCGGAGATATATGAGAGGAGGAAGTATACGGAAGGAACAGAAGATAATAATGGAGACTGTATCCTTGAGACAAAGAACGGAATGTATCAAACGGAATGAACTGATATGGTTGTCACTCTCCCGACGGGGGTACCTGTAATGTAAATGAGAAAATATGTTTTGTAGAGTTGTAGTTTATGGATGTTTGTATAATTAACTAGGTTGTATAATACACTGAAGCCACTGAGCAGCATACGTGCGTCACGTTTTTCTTTCGGTCCAATTGTTACAAGCCCCGGTTTCCCCCAGGGCAGGTTTGCGGTGCTCTCCCCTGACGGTGCCGCAGTCGTTGTGGCTTCTCCAGAACCAGAGCCCTAGCTCTTCACCAGCCACAGCGCATCGCTGTTAGGATTGCTCCCAGCCCATCTTCCTGCTTCGTCCCAGCCGATTGGCGTCCCCTCTGCACGTCATGAGCGGCTGCAAAGTTCTGTCCGGGGCTTTGGCAGGGGATGCTGAGAGCGTCCGACAGCAGCCACGAGTCTCACACAGCACTTGTGTCTTGCAGGGCTGTGGCTGCTTTGCCAAAACACCTGGCCGGGTTCTGGCAGCGTGTGGCCGAGGCCGTGGGGTCATGGTCGGCTGAAGAATGCCAGCTAAGGTACATGGCAGAGCAGGAGAGCAGGAAGCAGGCCCCGAAGAAGACCaccaagaagaaaggagaaaaaggtaCAGGGGCCATCTTCTGTtctatctatggcaggggtagagaacctttaatactcaaagagccatttggacctgttttccacgggaaaagaaaacactgggagccgcaaataatttttgacatttaaaataaagataacactgtatatatagggggtttttttaccttttactccgctcattctgagaaccgcatggatgcgcccgccctgctgcctgcagggcgggcaaggatgaagccggcggctcgacCTCACCCACCACCGGataagcgcctgccccgctccaacggggcgggtgagaggggaagcccgtggcgcggctgaccgtgggcagttggtgcgcccgccctgctgcctgcagggcaggcaaggatggggccggtggctcagctcgtggagccacagtgcaagggcagaagagctgcatgcggctctcgagccgcatgttccctacccctgatctagggattgtattgtcgaaggctttcacggccggattcactaggatgttgtgggttttccaggttgtatggccatgttccagtagcattttctcctgacgtttcgcctgcatctgtggctggcatcttcagaggatctgatggtagtaaagcaagtggagtatatgtacccgtggaatgtccagggtgggagaaagagccatttgcattggttaagagtgctaagggtgcaatttgcacgtgtaatttgcatgtgttaagtggaatccgcccattttagcatatgtatgtaacactgaagttgcatcatCAGttggtgagggcatctgcatagcagttgcctggcatttgaaTCCATTTAATTATTTCCTGCaaagagacatcctgtgtctgggtagtGTTCACTAAccgttgtcttgattctagtgtttttaatgact is drawn from Sphaerodactylus townsendi isolate TG3544 unplaced genomic scaffold, MPM_Stown_v2.3 scaffold_662, whole genome shotgun sequence and contains these coding sequences:
- the LOC125425514 gene encoding nucleolar and coiled-body phosphoprotein 1-like — encoded protein: KAQRSRKMQKSYDSCVDHTEKEGSVEAAEREDEEDPSPTLKRKQRTKNVTYDVFQLNNGNPIKEQKTPNAPQDTNATFTRSGRRVKPLLQYWCGERIVVDQDLNVTITKGGINYLTPTVSSARPLRRTTLRSPEENGRGSASTGRKVLSHQAKQAKGVAGKSVRKAAGPGGTEKPRHLASDSEGNSQDLSPEDLCRKQAVVTLTPLNRKRLSEAISCPPPKGAEPRASRGFGTSSGREPPRVEGVLSWQSQPRQEQQAIEGRDSLSAEDSESSQDVPRIQRKAQPSFRREGPSLKLLPDNQQPHGMKQPPSAPPERKDGSPGPSSQSTPAKATSYRQNGHWESRSSPSSSDGSPGLRRRHRERLRRGSQKRRKYVFESESESSPGDLEWKRGKVKAAGQRSSGAGPGSTKPSAAAAAAGNAPEKRREWKAGGEWLLEGSDVWTEAELQKLHRAVAALPKHLAGFWQRVAEAVGSWSAEECQLRYMAEQESRKQAPKKTTKKKGEK